In one window of Temnothorax longispinosus isolate EJ_2023e chromosome 9, Tlon_JGU_v1, whole genome shotgun sequence DNA:
- the LOC139819060 gene encoding G patch domain-containing protein 2-like isoform X1, producing the protein MDITCKSKKRILQMERVLKAVPADLRVKMEALVHDLTLALEESSNSANLRRRWGIRRRARSTGNIPALTMNKHSDDSSSSICEIRIPKTANVSKYQSDSDDTNQTKRFAHFPNLNNVSNIESDSVNENFVPRANTRRKRKFKRMAIDSDSNASTSQAVAIMSTSTFGGKKRIFRDCKNRYGAIWCGKRKRSCRERSIDCEMRVPKPTKNSKPKNRDKMQGEDTVDCSRISSSSISSSDSEAGLITNDEDREGDDEQSDWIGESSWRDDGESTSDDKATSDSTFQMILHGEHLVAEAKKNYKQRIQRIREGLSGREIRAGRRHVDNKPGYSIITSANEKVSRFLQDPTQSELKLHPMRQPEREKLRRLANLYSLSMKGDQGCPILYKTRHTTQAVCVDQVSLNRFSDYKRLRKTPPNSPNSDSTMQTEEPQISSTSFSPQIVNQAQSNLSSIQANVQTFSSFEWESESMDIEVQGKPKFPDFGHSKSS; encoded by the exons ATGGACATTACTTGTAAGAG CAAAAAACGCATCCTTCAAATGGAGCGTGTTCTGAAAGCTGTACCGGCGGATTTAAGAGTAAAAATGGAGGCTCTTGTGCACGATTTGACTTTGGCACTGGAAGAGAGCAGCAATAGTGCGAATCTCAGGCGCAGATGGGGCATCAGGAGGAGAGCCCGCTCCACGGGGAATATTC CGGCTCTAACTATGAACAAACATTCGGACGACAGCTCATCTTCCATTTGCGAAATTCGCATTCCGAAAACTGCCAACGTTTCGAAGTATCAGTCCGACAGCGACGATACCAATCAGACTAAACGTTTCGCGCATTTCCCAAACTTAAATAACGTCAGTAACATCGAGAGCGATTCGGTGAATGAAAATTTTGTGCCAAGAGCGAACACCAGACGCAAGAGGAAGTTCAAGAGAATGGCGATCGATTCCGACTCTAATGCGTCCACTTCTCAAGCAGTGGCAATTATGTCGACTTCAACGTTCGGCGGAAAGAAACGCATCTTTCGCGATTGTAAAAATAGATACGGCGCTATATG GTGTGGAAAACGTAAGAGATCGTGTAGAGAACGTTCGATAGATTGCGAGATGAGAGTGCCTAAACCAACCAAAAATTCAAAACCGAAAAATCGGGATAAAATGCAAGGCGAGGATACCGTAGATTGTTCTCGTATATCTAGTTCCAGCATTTCGTCCAGCGATTCAGAGGCGGGTCTTATTACAAATGATGAGGATAGAGAAG GAGACGACGAACAGTCGGATTGGATCGGAGAGTCGAGTTGGCGGGACGACGGGGAGAGTACCAGCGACGACAAAGCCACGTCGGATTCGACCTTCCAAATGATATTACACGGCGAACACTTGGTTGCAGAGGCGAAGAAGAACTACAAACAAAGAATACAACGCATTCGCGAGGGCTTGAGCGGTAGAGAGATCCGTGCCGGGCGACGCCACGTCGACAACAAGCCCGGTTACTCCATCATCACGTCGGCCAACGAGAAGGTCTCGCGATTCCTGCAAGATCCAACTCAGAGCGAGCTGAAACTCCATCCTATGCGACAACCCGAGCGAGAGAAGCTGCGTCGACTCGCCAATTTGTACAGTTTAAGCATGAAGGGCGATCAAGGCTGTCCGATATTGTACAAAACGCGGCACACCACTCAAGCTGTATGCGTAGACCAGGTATCGTTGAACAGATTCTCAGACTACAAGAGACTGCGTAAAACACCTCCGAATTCACCCAACTCAGATTCGACGATGCAAACCGAGGAGCCTCAGATTTCCAGCACGAGCTTCAGCCCGCAAATCGTAAATCAAGCGCAAAGTAATCTGAGCTCCATACAAGCAAACGTACAAACATTTTCTTCGTTCGAATGGGAGAGCGAAAGCATGGACATAGAAGTACAAGGAAAACCAAAGTTTCCTGATTTTGGACATTCCAAATctagttaa
- the Tim9a gene encoding mitochondrial import inner membrane translocase subunit Tim9 — MAMQVPTDVDADQIKSFRDFLTSYNKLSEICFVDCITDFTTREVRAKEEKCALNCMEKYLKMNQRVSQRFQEFQITANENVLAAKRQGQAN; from the exons ATGGCGATGCAAGTTCCGACTGACGTGGATGCCGATCAAATTAAATCT TTTCGAGACTTCTTAACGTCGTACAATAAACTCTCCGAAATTTGCTTCGTCGACTGCATAACCGACTTCACGACGCGAGAAGTTAGGGCCAAGGAGGAGAAATGCGCCCTTAACTGCATGGAAAAGTACCTGAAAATGAATCAGAGAGTGTCTCAACGTTTCCAGGAGTTTCAAATAACTGCCAATGAAAATGTTTTGGCAGCTAAAAGGCAAGGCCAGGCAAATTAG
- the LOC139819060 gene encoding G patch domain-containing protein 2-like isoform X2, translating to MERVLKAVPADLRVKMEALVHDLTLALEESSNSANLRRRWGIRRRARSTGNIPALTMNKHSDDSSSSICEIRIPKTANVSKYQSDSDDTNQTKRFAHFPNLNNVSNIESDSVNENFVPRANTRRKRKFKRMAIDSDSNASTSQAVAIMSTSTFGGKKRIFRDCKNRYGAIWCGKRKRSCRERSIDCEMRVPKPTKNSKPKNRDKMQGEDTVDCSRISSSSISSSDSEAGLITNDEDREGDDEQSDWIGESSWRDDGESTSDDKATSDSTFQMILHGEHLVAEAKKNYKQRIQRIREGLSGREIRAGRRHVDNKPGYSIITSANEKVSRFLQDPTQSELKLHPMRQPEREKLRRLANLYSLSMKGDQGCPILYKTRHTTQAVCVDQVSLNRFSDYKRLRKTPPNSPNSDSTMQTEEPQISSTSFSPQIVNQAQSNLSSIQANVQTFSSFEWESESMDIEVQGKPKFPDFGHSKSS from the exons ATGGAGCGTGTTCTGAAAGCTGTACCGGCGGATTTAAGAGTAAAAATGGAGGCTCTTGTGCACGATTTGACTTTGGCACTGGAAGAGAGCAGCAATAGTGCGAATCTCAGGCGCAGATGGGGCATCAGGAGGAGAGCCCGCTCCACGGGGAATATTC CGGCTCTAACTATGAACAAACATTCGGACGACAGCTCATCTTCCATTTGCGAAATTCGCATTCCGAAAACTGCCAACGTTTCGAAGTATCAGTCCGACAGCGACGATACCAATCAGACTAAACGTTTCGCGCATTTCCCAAACTTAAATAACGTCAGTAACATCGAGAGCGATTCGGTGAATGAAAATTTTGTGCCAAGAGCGAACACCAGACGCAAGAGGAAGTTCAAGAGAATGGCGATCGATTCCGACTCTAATGCGTCCACTTCTCAAGCAGTGGCAATTATGTCGACTTCAACGTTCGGCGGAAAGAAACGCATCTTTCGCGATTGTAAAAATAGATACGGCGCTATATG GTGTGGAAAACGTAAGAGATCGTGTAGAGAACGTTCGATAGATTGCGAGATGAGAGTGCCTAAACCAACCAAAAATTCAAAACCGAAAAATCGGGATAAAATGCAAGGCGAGGATACCGTAGATTGTTCTCGTATATCTAGTTCCAGCATTTCGTCCAGCGATTCAGAGGCGGGTCTTATTACAAATGATGAGGATAGAGAAG GAGACGACGAACAGTCGGATTGGATCGGAGAGTCGAGTTGGCGGGACGACGGGGAGAGTACCAGCGACGACAAAGCCACGTCGGATTCGACCTTCCAAATGATATTACACGGCGAACACTTGGTTGCAGAGGCGAAGAAGAACTACAAACAAAGAATACAACGCATTCGCGAGGGCTTGAGCGGTAGAGAGATCCGTGCCGGGCGACGCCACGTCGACAACAAGCCCGGTTACTCCATCATCACGTCGGCCAACGAGAAGGTCTCGCGATTCCTGCAAGATCCAACTCAGAGCGAGCTGAAACTCCATCCTATGCGACAACCCGAGCGAGAGAAGCTGCGTCGACTCGCCAATTTGTACAGTTTAAGCATGAAGGGCGATCAAGGCTGTCCGATATTGTACAAAACGCGGCACACCACTCAAGCTGTATGCGTAGACCAGGTATCGTTGAACAGATTCTCAGACTACAAGAGACTGCGTAAAACACCTCCGAATTCACCCAACTCAGATTCGACGATGCAAACCGAGGAGCCTCAGATTTCCAGCACGAGCTTCAGCCCGCAAATCGTAAATCAAGCGCAAAGTAATCTGAGCTCCATACAAGCAAACGTACAAACATTTTCTTCGTTCGAATGGGAGAGCGAAAGCATGGACATAGAAGTACAAGGAAAACCAAAGTTTCCTGATTTTGGACATTCCAAATctagttaa